One part of the Dermacentor silvarum isolate Dsil-2018 chromosome 6, BIME_Dsil_1.4, whole genome shotgun sequence genome encodes these proteins:
- the LOC119456215 gene encoding uncharacterized protein LOC119456215 — translation MNRGGNAGHTVTTRSALREITRSAYGSPPSVANMVYIGSPSPSTSPDEEVVRRRGRRIISPGNQFALTPPRTPTKRQQSPKSSSSSEHPQTPSKAQLMMSPVRSSPRKRLLLPADISDAVNASPSKKLVSPVKRLRLQSREAEAETEVALTALTKAQLVALLKDTMGRNAAAKQIVQELLPKPDLAHSMQKLEKLLHQIYRAFPQKHWGNSRDAFCFRRVQIPIETFKRKCLQRGQQLCQAEQWSSLLEYAQQAWNFARKMPEWQDSSHNKAKLLCLRTLAAHCSTALKKISLDQRQLQTLISRLKEMKDDSPCITSPLKLAEAQLEQCHQ, via the exons ATGAACCGTGGCGGAAACGCCGGGCACACTGTGACTACGAGATCAGCCTTAAGAGAAATAACCAGAAGCG CTTATGGTTCACCGCCTTCGGTTGCCAACATGGTGTACATTGGCTCTCCCTCCCCATCTACATCACCTGATGAAGAAGTTGTCCGAAGGCGTGGAAGGCGGATCATATCACCAG GAAACCAGTTTGCACTGACACCCCCACGCACACCGACAAAACGTCAGCAGTCTCCAAAAAGCAGCTCCAGCTCGGAACACCCTCAGACACCAAGCAAAGCACAGCTCATGATGAGTCCTGTTCGAAGCTCTCCCAGGAAGCGTCTGCTCCTTCCTGCCGATATATCAGATGCCGTCAATGCATCGCCCAGCAAGAAG CTGGTGTCACCTGTAAAACGCCTGAGGCTTCAGTCACGAGAAGCTGAAGCAGAAACTGAGGTGGCCTTGACCGCTTTAACCAAGGCTCAGCTGGTGGCCTTACTGAAGGACACCATGGGACGCAATGCGGCCGCTAAACAG ATTGTTCAGGAGCTGCTGCCAAAGCCAGACCTTGCTCACTCAATGCAGAAGCTAgagaagctgctgcaccaaatCTACAGAGCCTTCCCTCAAAAACACTGGGGCAACAGTCGCGACGCATTCTGCTTTCGTCGTGTGCAGATCCCTATCGAGACTTTCAAG CGCAAGTgcctccaacgtggtcagcagtTGTGCCAGGCCGAACAGTGGAGCTCCCTCCTGGAGTATGCACAGCAGGCGTGGAACTTTGCGCGCAAGATGCCCGAGTGGCAGGACAGCAGCCACAACAAGGCCAAGCTGCTTTGCTTGCGAACCCTCGCCGCGCACTGCTCAACTGCCCTCAAGAAAATCTCCCTGGACCAGCGGCAGCTGCAGACACTCATTTCCAG GTTGAAAGAGATGAAAGACGACAGCCCCTGCATCACTTCGCCTCTGAAGTTAGCCGAAGCACAGCTCGAGCAGTGTCACCAGTAA
- the LOC119456213 gene encoding serine/threonine-protein kinase minibrain isoform X5, with the protein MATDPQHLPFKFRDPSQAPLRKLSVDLIKTYKHINEVYYAKKKRRAQQTQGDDQSHKKERKLYNEGFDDDNHDYIIRNGERFLDRYEIDSLIGKGSFGQVVKAYDREEQCFVAIKIIKNKKPFLNQAQIEVKLLEMMNNHESNGTCCHLGKDKIVKLKGHFMWRNHLCLVFELLSYNLYDLLRNTNFSGVSLNLTRKFAQQMCTALVFLSSPDLSIIHCDLKPENILLCNPKRSAIKIVDFGSSCQLGQRIYQYIQSRFYRSPEVLLGIPYDMAIDMWSLGCILVEMHTGEPLFSGANEVDQMNKIVEVLGLPPKSLLDKAHKARKYFEKLPDGSFVLKKTKDGKKYRAPGTRRLHEVLGVETGGPGGRRLAEPGHSVADYLKFRDLVLRMLDYDPKGRITPHHALQHSFFRRTADEGTNTSTSPAALEGSASTAASCLMLMAPPQAALNNGTSSTSSSSASSGASSSASSSGSRTRPDPASLLHSSLHCMMAPSKVAAAAVVGSSSSEARCSRGTARLVAEPQLQPQPPQQQQRLSPMDTLGYHHGYGAPYARAPDGEDSPMLGVCVDSAPVVSH; encoded by the exons GTCTACTATGCCAAGAAGAAGCGGCGTGCGCAGCAAACCCAGGGAGATGACCAGAGCCACAAGAAAGAGCGCAAGCTGTATAATGAGGGCTTCGATGATGATAACCATGACTACATCATCCGCAATGGGGAGCGATTCTTGGACCGCTACGAGATCGATTCCCTCATTGGCAAGGGCTCCTTTGGTCAG GTGGTGAAGGCGTATGACCGAGAGGAGCAGTGTTTTGTGGCCATCAAAATCATCAAGAACAAGAAGCCGTTCCTAAACCAAGCTCAAATAGAGGTGAAACTGTTAGAGATGATGAATAACCATGAGAGCAATGGCACCTGCTGTCATCtgggcaaggacaaaatag TGAAGTTAAAGGGACACTTCATGTGGCGCAACCATCTCTGCCTGGTGTTTGAGCTGCTCTCGTACAACCTGTACGACCTCCTGCGCAACACTAATTTCAGCGGTGTGTCACTGAACTTGACCCGCAAGTTCGCCCAGCAAATGTGCACGGCACTGGTGTTTTTGTCCAGTCCGGACCTGAGCATCATCCACTGTGACCTCAAGCCCGAGAACATTCTGTTGTGCAACCCAAAACGGAGTGCCATCAAAATAGTGGACTTTGGCAGCTCGTGCCAGCTTGGGCAGCGCATCTACCAGTACATCCAGAGTCGGTTCTACCGGTCACCCGAGGTCCTCCTTGGCATACCGTACGACATGGCTATCGACATGTGGAGTCTAGGCTGCATCCTGGTAGAAATGCACACGGGCGAGCCACTCTTCAGTGGGGCCAACGAG GTGGACCAGATGAACAAAATAGTGGAGGTGCTTGGGCTTCCCCCTAAGTCGCTGTTGGACAAGGCCCACAAGGCACGCAAGTACTTTGAGAAGCTTCCCGACGGCAGCTTTGTGCTCAAGAAGACCAAGGATGGCAAGAAG TACCGTGCCCCTGGTACGCGGCGACTGCATGAGGTGCTTGGCGTGGAGACGGGAGGTCCTGGTGGCCGGCGGTTGGCTGAGCCAGGTCACTCTGTTGCCGACTACCTCAAGTTCCGCGACCTGGTGCTTCGCATGCTCGACTATGACCCTAAA GGGCGCATCACACCACATCATGCACTGCAGCACTCATTCTTTCGGCGCACTGCGGACGAAGGCACCAACACATCAACATCACCAGCCGCCCTCGAAGGGAGTGCGTCAACAGCTGCGTCGTGTCTCATGCTGATGGCACCTCCACAGGCGGCTCTCAACAATGGAACTTCCTCCACATCCTCCTCATCAGCATCCTCGGGCGCCAGCTCCT CAGCCTCCTCATCGGGCAGCCGAACCCGGCCAGACCCTGCATCACTGCTGCACTCATCGTTGCACTGCATGATGGCCCCTTCcaaagtagcagcagcagcagtggttGGCTCCTCATCTTCGGAGGCTCGGTGCAGTCGTGGCACGGCTCGACTGGTGGCCGAGCCACAACTGCAGCCACAgccaccgcagcagcagcagcgcctcaGCCCCATGGACACCCTGGGCTATCACCACGGTTACGGGGCCCCATATGCACGGGCACCCGACGGCGAGGACTCGCCCATGCTGGGCGTCTGCGTTGACTCCGCACCAGTTGTCTCTCATTGA